Within Sphingobium sp. EP60837, the genomic segment GATCAGAGTCTAAATGGCATCGGGTCCTCCCATTGGCCGAGAAATCTCTGGACGTTCGGGTGGAGCGCCCAGAAAAAACTCCGACAGCATCAGTATGGAGCCGTCTTGGATCCCCGCACGTTGCCAGGAAGATCGCCCGGGTTTCCACCATCCAAACGCGATTGGAGGACGTTCACATGCAAAGCACCACCAATTTTCCTCGCAGAGCCGGCCTCACCCTTCTCCTGGCGATAGCTCTTGCGGCGTGCGGCAAGATAAAGCCCAACGCCGAGCCAGAGGCGGACAGAGAGCGAGTGGAGGCAAAACGTCAAAAGGCGGCTTGTACTTCGCCTGGAGCGTATAGACGGCTGAAGGATCTTCTTTTTGACCAGGTAATCGAACAATACAAAGGCCATAAGGCTAACCTCGACACGTTGGCAGATTATTCGTCGGCCAGGATGGAAGATCCCGTAGTCGAGGGCTCGGACCCGTTGCTTGACATCACCCGGTGCAAAGGCCGCTTCATTCTGGATATTCCACCGGGCGCAGAACGCGCGTTCGCCGGAGACCGTCGGTTACAAGCGGATGTGCGCTATACAGCGCAGGCAGCCGCTGACGGCAGCGGTTTTGTGTATCAGCTGTCGCAAGCTGAGCCTCTTGTTACCAGGCTTGCGGGGTTCAATCTGGACAGCGGCGGCTACCGGCCCCCGCCGGCGATTGACGAGCAGTCCGCACTGGGGAATGAAACAGTTGCTGAGGGGCGGTTAGCCGAGCAAAATTCAAAACTCGCCCTTGCCCAGCTACCCGCGTCCGCTCGCAATCAGAATAATGTCCACCAGGTCCAACCAGATCGCGTCGAAGCCCGAAAAGCTGTGCTTCCACCGGAAAATGAACAGCTGCGGTCCCGACCTGCCGATGAAGCGGGGGAGGCCGCCGTCCGGGCATTTTATAATGCTCTCAGCGCAGGTGACGGCGCTGCCGCATCCGCGCGGGTTATTGCGGAAAAGCGGCGCACAGGAGCCTTCTCGCCGCAGGCCATCTCCCGTTTCTATGGAGCCTTGCCCGACCCTATACGATTAACCAAAATCGTGCCGCTTGGTCGGGGGGCATACCGAGTTCGTTACCGTTACTCAGCGGGTCGCTCACATTGCGACGGGAGCGCTTTGGTCAGTCTTACCGATTCAGGTTTCATCCGTTCAATCAAAGCGCTCAACGGCTGTTAGTCGCTGCATTGCCGCACCCTTGCTAGACTACGCCAGCTGCTGAAATGCTAAACATCATAACTAACAAGCTGCTGCAGGCGGCAGTACCGGCCATGCCTAAGGATCGATTTTTTGCTTTCAAACGGTCGATGCGGAGCATATTTTTTCTCGGCCGGATCCACATACCGGGCTTCGAGAGTCGATATTCTTACGTCGCTCGATCGCCTACTTCCTCTATGGCGGCGGCGACTTGCTCTGGAACCGCGTAATGAAAGAGGTGCCCCTGTTCAGGTATAATACGCAGCTCCGCCCCTGCTATGTCGTTCACCAGTTTGCGGGCGTGCTTGTCAACATGAGCAATTTGATCGCCTTCCCCGGCCATGATGATGACGGGGAGGTTTAACTCGCCATAGCGTCTGCTCAGAGCAATCGCCCCCGGTATCATCATGGCGGTGTCGGCAGCAGTCGCGCGAATTTGGCCCGGGCGAAGCGCCATTGCGACGGGGAAATCGGCAAATTTTTCCGACACCGGCGCAGGTGAAAAACTTACCTTCAGGGCCGACGGCCCCATCAGGAGGCCCGCAAGGGGCGCAACAGTACGGGCGAGTACGTCACCAAGCAAGGGCACCGCAGGTACGGACGCTGGCAAGACGTCAGGACGAGCGGAACCATAATAATATCCCGACAAGAGCACGAGACCCGCACTGACATCCGCATTATCGAGGGCCAATGCTAGAGCGACCATTGTGCCCCAGCTGTGACCCACGACGACGGCGGGGCCGACACCGATCTGCTTGAGCGCCGCAGCTATTAGATTTGCCTGCGCCGCGGGCGTCCAGGCACTCGATCGCGGACGGCTGCTGTAGCCAAAGCCCGGCCGATCGAAGGCAATCACTCTGTGATGCTCGGCGGCAAGGCCAAGCACCCCGCTGACTTCCCAGTCCTGCAGCATCACGCCGTTTCCGTGAAGCAGGACGACGGGAGGACCAACGCCGCGATCAACATAGTGGAGCCGCACGCCATCGACTTCAATAAATTCGCCGGTGGGCGGGCATTGCGTCTCCACGCGTTTCGAGTTCATATGATTGAACCAAGCCGTGCCGACAAGCGCAGCGGCGCCCGCGCCAATCGTAATCCACCCTTTGTTAGTGTTGATCGCGGTGGTCAAGGAAGCAGCGGGGCTTCCTGTCCAAGTTTGTACCCTATCTAGCTGTGTCATGCTCGCCTAACCATTGTGCACCGCACAAAGTTGCCTCGAGCGCGCCGCCCTGACTTTTTATAGGGGCCAAGACCACAGGATGAGAGGTGTACCAACGATCAGCACAAGCAGCGACAGAGGAGCGCCGAGGCGGGCATAATCACTAAATTTGTAGCCGCCCGGTCCCAGGACAAGTGTGTTGCACTGATGCCCGATCGGCGTCAGAAAATCACAGCCCGCCCCCACCGCGGTTGCGATCAGGAAGGCTTCGGGCCGATAGCCCAGATCATCGGCAAAGACGGCCGCGATAGGCGCCATGACCAGAACGGTGGCGGCATTGTTGAGGAATGGCGTCACCGCCATCGCTGAAACCAGGATCAGCGCGACCGCTCCCCAAGGCGGCAGCACTGTAGCGGCGCTTGCAAGCTGTTTTGCGATAACGTCCGATGCTCCTGTCGTCTGCAGCGTCTCGCTGATCGGGATCAGCGCGGCGAGCATGATGAGGATGGGCCACTCAACCGCTTCATAGGCTTCACGCACAGGCAGTGCGCCTGTAATGACGACGAGGCCGGCGGCTGCGAAGAAGGCCACCGCCACCGGGACTAAGCCCGCCGCCGTTGCCACCATGGCGGTCGCAAGAATGACGAGAGGCAACCAGCCGCGCTTCGACAGGCCCAGTCGGATTGAGCGCTGCGCCAGGGGTAGGGCTCCGAGCTGACGAAGCCGGCTCGGGAGCTGGTCGACCGATCCCTGCAGGACCAGTGCGTCACCGGCGCGCAACACGATCTGACCCAGCTTCCGCGTGAGGGTTTCTCCCGCTCGCGCGACCCCGATGAGGTTGATGCCGAAGCGCTCACGCAGCAGCAACCTGCCTGCGGTCCGGCCAATCAAGACGGAGTCGGTCGTTACCACCGCCTCGATCACGCCGACCTCGTCGCTGCTGTGATTGTCATCCTTCTTACCACCAGCGAGGGTCAGCTTGTCGCGAGCGATCACCCGCTCCAGCGCGTCCGGTTCGCCGGCGACAATGAGGATGTCATGTTCCTCCAGATGGACCTCGGGATGCACCGTGCCGCGCATGTCGCCGCGCAGCAGGCTCGTGACCGTGACCTGTTCCTCATGCCGCTCCTGGAAACTGGCGATGGTCTCGCCGATCGCGGGTGAGCCCGCGGTTACGGTTGCTTGGGTCACATAATCGGAGATATTGAGCGCCTCACCTAATGTTGGAACGCCGCGCCTGTTCCTGGGAAGAAGCCGATAGCCAAAGCGAAGAAAGATGAGGCCAATGACCAGCAGGCCGAAGCCGGTCGGGAGAAAATCGAACATAGCAAACGGCTGGCCGGTCATATCCTCGCGTACGCGGCTGACAATGATATTGGGCGAGGTGCCTACCAACGTCATTAGGCCGCCTAGCAGCGAGGCGAACGCCATCGGCATCAGATAGACCGACGGACTAGTCTCGTTCTTCTTCGCCATCTGCAGCGCGGCGGGCATCAGCATGGCAAGCGCGCCGACATTCTTAATAAGCGCGGACGCGAAGCCGACTGATGCGGTGAGGACGAGCAGTTGCGAGCGGACACGCTGAACCCGAGCCGACATGAACCCAAGCACGGTTTCCACTACGCCAGAGCGCTGGACGGCAGCCGACATGACGAGGGCTGAACCGACGATGATCACGATGTCGTCGGAAAATCCGGAAAAGGCATCCTCTGGCTTAACGATTCCCACAAGCATGGCCGAGAGCAGAGAAATAACCGCGGTCACGTCATAACGGTATCGGCCCCAGATGAAGAGGCTCATCATGCCCGCGAGAGTGGCGATGGAAAGCCATTGAGAAAGGCTCATGAGGCGAGAGCGACGCCGAAGCTTATGGGGCCATTACTCCGAGGGATGGTCAACTCAGCGGGCAGGCTGCGGAATTTGGGTCAGTCTCGCAGGCTGTGGGGAACGATCCCACCATTCTCTGTGAGCTTGGACATGACAGCTTTGTGAAGGGCGATATTCTGCTCGGCGCTTCCATCTGCGCCGGCTCGGACACCGAGTTCTTCCGCAAGCTCCTTGCGAGCGGCAAGGCTGGGGTCGAGGTCGAGCAGCTTCAGAAGATCGACGATCGAGCTTTGATAATTGCCGCCTCCGCCCTTCAGGTCAGCCATGGAGGTGAGGACTGCACCAACGTCAACTTGGGCCGTTACTGCCACTTGTGGCGCCGTGGTCGCTGGAGTGGGCGATGAAGGCCGCGCCGCTGCCGCGCTGGCAGTGTTTGGAGGAGGTGTGGGCGCGGTCTTACTCTGCGGCTTCCCGCCACGGTGAAAAATCTTGTCCATAATCTTACCGAAGACGCTCATGATCTGCTTCTCCTGTCATTTCACTGCCAAGAAACGAGGGGCGAGCGTGAAGGGTCCGGCGGAACGAGCAGGCTCGCGGTGGGTTGAGCGCGAACAGGCGTACAGGAAGGTGATAGATGAACCGGAAGCCCACTCTTTTGGCAGTTGTACTGGCCGCAGCGGCCTTGGCGAGCTGCGGTAGGCAGCCTGAACCTACCGCCAACCAATCCTCGGCTGGCGCGACCAACGGTCTGAGTGCTATCGAGCAAACGCCAGCACAGCCGAGCGCGGGCCAAGCCTTCGCCGATGCCGCCGCCGCGAGCGACATGTTTGAGATTGAAAGTTCGAAGCTGGCCAAGACGAACGCTGCGTCGACCGCGGTAAAGCGATTCGCACAATCCATGATCAAGGCGCACATGGATTCTACGACGAAACTAGTGGAGGCCGCTGGCCAGGCCGCGCCATCCATCGCCCCCAAAGTTGTATTGAGCGCCAACCAACAACAGGTATTGGATGGGCTTAAGCTCAAAAAAGGTGCTGAGTTTGACGCCGCTTATATCGCCACCCAACGAGAAGCCCATCAAGCGACACTCGAAGAGCTCAAGGCCTATTCTAGTAATGGTGACGTTCCGTCTCTCAAGGCCTTTGCAACCGCACTCGTACCGATCGTGACTGGGCATCTCAACATGGCGAACGGTCTTGAAATCTAAGCTAAACAAGCGGCGCCGTTGCCTATTGCTCCCTTGCCGACATACTAAGCAGCAGGACGCGTGGTTGGCTCTATCATTGACAATCGTTTAGGGTGAGGGCACGATCTTACTTAGGTCCGGCATCTCGTCGAACCATGCTGCCGGTAGGCGGCATCGCTGCCTTTGCGCAGCAAAGTGTTTCCGTCCCGCGCGCAGGTTGCCCCACAACATGCCTTTATGGGTGCTCGTTCATCAAACGGCCAGCCAGAAGATGCCG encodes:
- a CDS encoding SLC13 family permease, encoding MSLSQWLSIATLAGMMSLFIWGRYRYDVTAVISLLSAMLVGIVKPEDAFSGFSDDIVIIVGSALVMSAAVQRSGVVETVLGFMSARVQRVRSQLLVLTASVGFASALIKNVGALAMLMPAALQMAKKNETSPSVYLMPMAFASLLGGLMTLVGTSPNIIVSRVREDMTGQPFAMFDFLPTGFGLLVIGLIFLRFGYRLLPRNRRGVPTLGEALNISDYVTQATVTAGSPAIGETIASFQERHEEQVTVTSLLRGDMRGTVHPEVHLEEHDILIVAGEPDALERVIARDKLTLAGGKKDDNHSSDEVGVIEAVVTTDSVLIGRTAGRLLLRERFGINLIGVARAGETLTRKLGQIVLRAGDALVLQGSVDQLPSRLRQLGALPLAQRSIRLGLSKRGWLPLVILATAMVATAAGLVPVAVAFFAAAGLVVITGALPVREAYEAVEWPILIMLAALIPISETLQTTGASDVIAKQLASAATVLPPWGAVALILVSAMAVTPFLNNAATVLVMAPIAAVFADDLGYRPEAFLIATAVGAGCDFLTPIGHQCNTLVLGPGGYKFSDYARLGAPLSLLVLIVGTPLILWSWPL
- a CDS encoding DUF4142 domain-containing protein; this translates as MNRKPTLLAVVLAAAALASCGRQPEPTANQSSAGATNGLSAIEQTPAQPSAGQAFADAAAASDMFEIESSKLAKTNAASTAVKRFAQSMIKAHMDSTTKLVEAAGQAAPSIAPKVVLSANQQQVLDGLKLKKGAEFDAAYIATQREAHQATLEELKAYSSNGDVPSLKAFATALVPIVTGHLNMANGLEI
- a CDS encoding DUF3597 domain-containing protein, whose protein sequence is MSVFGKIMDKIFHRGGKPQSKTAPTPPPNTASAAAARPSSPTPATTAPQVAVTAQVDVGAVLTSMADLKGGGGNYQSSIVDLLKLLDLDPSLAARKELAEELGVRAGADGSAEQNIALHKAVMSKLTENGGIVPHSLRD
- a CDS encoding alpha/beta fold hydrolase, with the translated sequence MTTAINTNKGWITIGAGAAALVGTAWFNHMNSKRVETQCPPTGEFIEVDGVRLHYVDRGVGPPVVLLHGNGVMLQDWEVSGVLGLAAEHHRVIAFDRPGFGYSSRPRSSAWTPAAQANLIAAALKQIGVGPAVVVGHSWGTMVALALALDNADVSAGLVLLSGYYYGSARPDVLPASVPAVPLLGDVLARTVAPLAGLLMGPSALKVSFSPAPVSEKFADFPVAMALRPGQIRATAADTAMMIPGAIALSRRYGELNLPVIIMAGEGDQIAHVDKHARKLVNDIAGAELRIIPEQGHLFHYAVPEQVAAAIEEVGDRAT